A single genomic interval of Carassius carassius chromosome 24, fCarCar2.1, whole genome shotgun sequence harbors:
- the LOC132103214 gene encoding GPI mannosyltransferase 2-like yields MSSLNSCLNEDAWTVVRFATFMRLLSFFLQAVLNAVIPDQLADAFSPPRSETPLLLDPVIEAFFGGLSHWDAEHFLFIAERGYLYEHNFAFFPLFPLILRFLAATVLWLLCGFLTLHGRSILAVVIGNSVLFILSALALYRLSRLVLQDGKLAHVAALMYCLTPANVFMVAGYSETLFAVLTFSGLWLLETRFTIGACFLLGFATGARANGLMNAGFLLYLTLQWSLVHARALHKGAGGFQYHHYAWELIRFAHTGAFYAASVALPFCLFQFYGHQTFCHPTATQIPPVLLNVARDKGYRVADAASPTPNWCQ; encoded by the exons ATGTCGTCTTTAAACAGTTGTTTAAATGAAGACGCGTGGACAGTTGTACGGTTTGCGACGTTCATGCGGCTGCTTTCCTTTTTTCTACAG GCTGTGCTCAATGCTGTGATTCCAGACCAATTGGCAGATGCCTTCAGCCCTCCACGATCAGAGACTCCTCTCCTGCTCGACCCTGTCATCGAAGCATTTTTTGGTGGACTTAGTCACTGGGATGCAGAACATTTCCTCTTTATTGCAGAGCGTGGTTACTTGTATGAACACAACTTTGCATTTTTTCCTTTGTTTCCTCTCATCCTGCGATTCCTGGCAGCCACTGTCCTTTGGCTTTTGTGTGGATTTCTCACATTGCATGGCCGTTCAATTTTAGCTGTGGTTATAGGGAATAGCGTTCTCTTTATCTTAAGTGCCTTGGCACTATACAGACTGAGTCGTTTGGTGCTGCAAGATGGTAAACTTGCCCATGTTGCGGCCTTAATGTACTGTCTGACACCAGCTAATGTTTTTATGGTAGCAGGCTACTCAGAGACTCTCTTTGCAGTGCTAACCTTTTCAGGCCTCTGGCTACTAGAGACAAGATTCACAATTGGAGCTTGTTTTCTGCTTGGGTTTGCTACTGGTGCTCGTGCCAATGGACTCATGAATGCTGGGTTTTTGCTGTATCTCACTTTGCAATGGAGTCTTGTCCATGCAAGGGCTCTTCACAAAGGAGCAGGGGGCTTTCAGTATCATCACTATGCCTGGGAACTTATTCGTTTTGCTCACACAGGAGCATTTTATGCAGCATCAGTGGCACtgcctttttgtttgtttcagttcTATGGCCACCAAACATTTTGTCATCCGACTGCAACTCAAATTCCTCCTGTGCTGCTTAATGTGGCCCGGGACAAAGGATACCGTGTGGCTGATGCAGCATCTCCAACACCAAATTGGTGCCAGTAG